The Fusarium oxysporum Fo47 chromosome II, complete sequence genome includes a region encoding these proteins:
- a CDS encoding fungal-specific transcription factor domain-containing protein — protein MDRDEDDQTRLRKRPRKSRSRGLRTRTGCLTCRKRHKKCDERRPVCGPCTIRSRDCVYPETQSSLTSIDESETQSGDQLFLGDQDSPAALDPDSHSNHLATDTGPNIQPSLSANDVSLLGVAAQPLPTSTWSPDSAFWTADFASTRWLDLLANDAAQADSGFSLAPTPALREGEERPPDIGSLQARLSQVAQVEPTSWKAGVSPATLSPHEAVLLRHFAEKCALWLDLFHPQRLFSTYVIRLALKDPGLLHAILALAARHRSKLPCPSNHPDQGVADNESIRYYYETLHYVQEALGYTSYTNSEELLATAIVISSYEMLDESDGRGNWQRHLKGVFWIQRSQDVNGGSGGLRQAVWWAWLRQDIWAAFREKRPCLSFWVPVQDLSELDQHDLAERAIYLLSQAVNYYAHSHAAVSGSTTNRLAPVDLGRARVDILNKIEELKSHFGEQYQPLPSPSKTTDIFKRIWIHPPEFGAALQALAFAQILIALHSPIPAGFNGYLRMQKTLTQSVDTICGIAMDLKDEACQIVSAQCLYGAGLCLQEADKREKVISLMEACEARVNWVPMKMWRDDLRTEWSKADLEGSQDAF, from the exons ATGGAccgagatgaagacgatCAAACGCggctgaggaagagaccTCGCAAGTCTCGCAGCCGAGGGTTGCGTACGAGAACTGGCTG TTTGACGTGTCGCAAGCGGCACAAGAAATGCGATG AGAGGCGTCCAGTCTGCGGACCCTGTACGATCAGATCTCGCGACTGTGTCTACCCCGAAACGCAGTCTTCATTGACAAGCATTGATGAGTCCGAAACACAATCAGGGGACCAGTTATTCCTCGGTGATCAGGACTCTCCAGCAGCACTTGATCCAGACTCACACAGCAACCACCTAGCCACTGACACTGGCCCCAATATACAGCCGTCCCTGTCCGCAAACGATGTCTCACTCCTCGGCGTGGCGGCTCAGCCACTACCTACCTCTACCTGGTCACCAGATTCAGCCTTCTGGACTGCCGACTTTGCTTCGACGCGATGGCTTGATCTGCTCGCCAATGACGCTGCACAAGCAGATAGCGGTTTCTCACTTGCCCCAACTCCAGCCTTGAGAGAAGGTGAAGAGAGACCTCCAGACATTGGAAGTCTTCAAGCACGTTTGTCTCAAGTTGCCCAAGTCGAGCCTACTAGCTGGAAAGCTGGGGTGAGTCCGGCAACCTTGTCGCCGCATGAGGCTGTCTTACTTCGCCACTTCGCAGAGAAGTGTGCTTTATGGCTGGACCTTTTTCATCCCCAGAGACTGTTCTCTACGTATGTCATTCGATTGGCGTTGAAAGACCCAGGACTTCTTCATGCCATTCTTGCTCTCGCTGCACGTCATCGCTCCAAGTTACCCTGTCCCAGCAATCATCCCGACCAAGGTGTAGCGGATAACGAGTCGATTCGGTATTACTATGAGACGCTTCACTACGTACAGGAAGCTCTGGGCTACACAAGCTACACCAACTCAGAAGAGCTTCTCGCCACCGCCATTGTCATCTCGTCCTATGAGATGCTTGACGAATCAGATGGGCGGGGAAACTGGCAGAGACACCTAAAGGGCGTCTTCTGGATACAGAGATCTCAAGACGTAAACGGAGGTTCTGGTGGTCTTCGCCAGGCTGTTTGGTGGGCTTGGCTCCGTCAGGACATCTGGGCTGCGTTCAGGGAAAAGAGACCCTGCCTCAGTTTCTGGGTTCCAGTTCAGGACCTCAGTGAGCTTGATCAGCATGACTTGGCAGAGAGAGCTATATATCTTCTCTCTCAGGCGGTGAATTACTATGCACATTCCCATGCTGCCGTATCCGGCTCGACAACGAATCGTCTAGCGCCAGTGGACTTGGGTCGTGCGAGAGTTGACATTTTGAACAAGATAGAAGAGCTCAAGTCTCACTTCGGCGAGCAATACCAACCCCTTCCATCACCCTCCAAAACCACTGACATCTTCAAAAGAATTTGGATACACCCACCAGAATTTGGGGCTGCGTTGCAGGCACTTGCATTTGCGCAAATATTGATAGCGCTTCATAGTCCAATACCGGCTGGATTTAATGGGTATCTAAGAATGCAAAAGACACTCACGCAATCTGTAGACACCATCTGCGGGATAGCTATGGACTTGAAGGATGAGGCCTGTCAAATCGTATCAGCGCAGTGTCTTTACGGGGCGGGTCTTTGTTTGCAAGAAGCTGATAAGCGTGAAAAAGTTATTTCTTTGATGGAGGCTTGTGAGGCTAGAGTTAACTGGGTCCCTATGAAGATGTGGAGAGATGATTTGAGAACAGAGTGGTCCAAGGCAGATCTGGAAGGAAGTCAGGACGCCTTCTGA
- a CDS encoding uncharacterized protein (expressed protein) codes for MDWYPSKREPKKIPKICIDEEDFDREEFYCGNCDCEGGGCDGGTQRMGSLLERFIQHTKASRRLTKQAYDSKPKTIRLRKKASRAIASYSNRSAADSMKNHRAEHKRVIATNTLSCLIDISNILRHIAQHGIPGCQELCVNAAGCQQVSVSHAGATNCDVSSGPSTAAEMPVRCGPDKMPDECL; via the exons ATGGACTGGTATCCCAGTAAGAGAGAACCCAAGAAAATTCCAAAGATCTGtatcgacgaggaggacT TCGACAGAGAGGAGTTCTATTGCGGTAACTGCGATTGCGAAGGGGGAGGTTGCGACGGT GGCACTCAGCGCATGGGAAGTCTGCTCGAACGCTTCATTCAACACACCAAGGCCAGTCGCCGCCTTACCAAGCAGGCGTACGAttccaagcccaagaccatCCGGCTTCGCAAGAAGGCTAGTCGAGCTATCGCGTCGTACTCGAACAGATCTGCTGCCGACTCTATGAAGAACCATCGCGCTGAGCACAAGCGTGTCATCGCCACCAACACGCTCTCCTGTTTGATTGATATCAGCAATATTCTGCGCCACATCGCCCAGCACGGTATCCCTGGTTGTCAAGAACTGTGCGTCAATGCTGCTGGCTGTCAGCAAGTTTCAGTCAGCCACGCCGGTGCCACAAATTGTGATGTTAGCTCTGGCCCTTCCACTGCCGCTGAGATGCCCGTCCGGTGCGGTCCTGACAAGATGCCTGATGAGTGTCTCTGA
- a CDS encoding uncharacterized protein (expressed protein) produces the protein MSSVLLANAMDSSVTESLSSLISARRILFGIQGILLAFGFRFDNRVILPLVGWLSLLVSCHWFWLVTFSPEASGCGLTVGCELGVNRFLVSTCPVNSSEIP, from the coding sequence ATGAGCTCTGTCTTGCTAGCCAACGCGATGGACAGTTCTGTGACAGAATCCTTGAGCAGCTTGATTTCGGCTCGCAGGATTTTGTTCGGCATTCAGGGCATTCTCCTGGCCTTCGGCTTCCGATTTGACAATCGAGTCATCTTGCCCCTCGTCGGttggctttctcttcttgtgTCGTGCCATTGGTTTTGGTTGGTAACTTTCAGTCCTGAAGCGTCGGGATGCGGGCTGACGGTTGGATGTGAGCTGGGGGTGAACCGTTTTCTAGTCAGTACATGCCCCGTAAACTCGAGTGAAATCCCATGA
- a CDS encoding ketose-bisphosphate aldolase: protein MTFTWEPQNNKTCQILKAAEDGGYGVVAPIAYNIEHILAFVRAAEAKRSPLIIQVFPWAITFSSGLLIHAAAHAARNASVPIAIHLDHAQDEAIIRHAADSLPFDSIMVDMSHYEMEENLSKTKELVSYCHARGIATEAEPGRIEGGEDGIADTADLEGALTTAEQVEDFIATGIDFLAPAFGNVHGEYGKRGPVLEFDRLEMIRSRVNGRVRVVLHGTNDFPEDIMKACIKGGVSKVNVNKLVLDDYLIHIKERASKLNLTTLMEDGVEKAQKLTEWQMDVCGSTGKA, encoded by the exons ATGACTTTCACTTGGGAACCGCAAAACAACAAGACCTGCCAGATCCTCAAGGCAGCTGAGGATGGAGGCTACGGAGTCGTTGCACCGATAGCTTACAACATCGAACACATTCTGGCTTTTGTACGAGCTGCCGAGGCCAAACGTAGTCCTCTTATCATCCAAGTCTTCCCTTGGGCCATCACCTTTTCATCTGGCCTCCTCATCCACGCAGCAGCACACGCAGCGCGCAATGCTTCAGTTCCCATCGCAATCCACTTAGATCATGCACAGGACGAAGCAATCATTCGACATGCCGCTGATTCTCTCCCCTTTGATAGCATAATGGTAGATATGAGCCATTacgagatggaagagaacctgtccaagaccaaggagctGGTTTCGTACTGTCATGCGCGTGGAATTGCTACTGAAGCTGAACCTGGTAGAATTGAAGGAGGGGAAGACGGAATCGCGGATACAGCTGATTTGGAGGGGGCCTTGACGACTGCAGAGCAGGTTGAGGATTTCATTGCGACGGGGATTGATTTCCTTGCCCCTGCATTTGGTAACGTACATGGAGAATATGGCAAGCGTGGTCCTGTTCTCGAATTTGATCG GCTTGAGATGATACGATCAAGAGTCAATGGGCGCGTGAGAGTTGTCCTCCATGGGACCAACGATTTCCCAGAGGATATAATGAAGGCCTGCATCAAGGGCGGTGTGTCCAAGGTCAATGTGAACAAGCTTGTCTTGGATGACTACCTCATTCACATCAAGGAACGCGCCTCGAAGCTCAACTTGACGACACTGATGGAGGATGGTGTAGAGAAAGCTCAGAAGCTGACGGAGTGGCAGATGGATGTCTGCGGTTCTACAGGGAAGGCTTAA
- a CDS encoding major facilitator superfamily domain-containing protein, whose product MDKVDKQSFEHDDNIIDPKEESMAHDDYVPGTEEEKKLVRKIDLFILPMMWLMYLLSYMDRTNIGNAKIAGMDKDLNLDSNKYSIVLVVFFVGYVVFEVPSNMILTRTRPSRYLPGIMFVWGGVTIAMAFTRTYEHMIGFRILMGVLESGFAPGVLLLLSSWYKSEEQSKRFAVYISAAILSGAFGGLLAGSITSGLDGAHGKAGWRWLFVVEGAATMGVAVIAYFVLPDFPSNTSRLKFSQAEINLAIQRLQHNRPQVHTEDEAKLGHWKAFKLSMTNWRTWLFVVGYMAIVGSSTLSYFYPTLVKGLGYESTTAQYMTIPIFGVAFVVTALTGYFADKKSQWRGVILCAWMSIAMLCAIIICVVYNFKARYALLVIMAAALWASNGLSLSYASTTFGSMPNETRAISLAFVNAMGNLAQIYGAYLFPASEKPKYLKGFGVISGLCFTGAVSYVLLHVFLKGKKRA is encoded by the exons ATGGACAAGGTAGACAAACAGTCGTTCGAGCACGATGACAACATCATTGATCCTAAGGAAGAGTCCATGGCGCATGATGACTATGTACCCGGAaccgaagaagagaagaagctcgtTCGCAAGATCGACCTCTTCATTCTCCCCATGATGTGGCTCATGTACCTCCTTTCCTACATGGACAGAACCAA TATCGGAAATGCCAAAATCGCCGGAATGGACAAAGATCTTAACCTCGATTCCAACAAATACTCCATCGTCCTCGTTGTCTTCTTCGTTGGCTATGTCGTCTTCGAAGTTCCCTCCAACATGATCCTCACACGAACCCGTCCGAGTCGATATCTTCCCGGCATCATGTTTGTCTGGGGCGGCGTCACAATTGCAATGGCTTTCACGCGCACCTATGAACATATGATCGGCTTTAGAATTCTCATGGGCGTTCTCGAGTCCGGATTTGCTCCTGGtgttcttctgcttctctcttcttggtACAAGAGTGAAGAGCAGAGTAAGCGATTTGCCGTGTACATCTCCGCTGCCATCCTCTCCGGTGCATTCGGTGGTCTCTTGGCTGGCTCCATCACCAGTGGCCTAGACGGCGCACACGGCAAGGCTGGCTGGAGATGGttgtttgttgttgaaggTGCTGCCACTATGGGAGTGGCAGTGATTGCATACTTTGTCCTTCCTGACTTTCCATCAAACACTTCGAGGCTCAAGTTCAGCCAGGCAGAGATTAATCTTGCCATTCAAAGACTGCAACACAACAGACCACAGGTTCATactgaggatgaagcgaaaCTAGGTCATTGGAAGGCTTTCAAACTCAGCATGACCAACTGGCGCACCTGGCTCTTTGTTGTTGGTTATATG GCGATCGTTGGCTCTTCAACCCTCTCCTACTTCTACCCCACTCTCGTCAAAGGTCTCGGTTACGAATCCACGACAGCTCAGTACATGACCATACCCATCTTTGGCGTTGCATTTGTGGTCACCGCTCTCACAGGCTACTTCGCTGACAAGAAGAGCCAATGGCGAGGCGTTATACTGTGCGCCTGGATGAGTATCGCCATGTTGTGTGCCATCATTATCTGCGTCGTCTACAACTTCAAAGCACGCTACGctctcctcgtcatcatggctgcAGCGCTTTGGGCTTCAAATGGCTTATCATTGTCTTACGCCTCAACTACCTTTGGCTCCATGCCCAACGAGACTCGAGCCATTTCTCTGGCGTTTGTCAACGCTATGGGCAACCTGGCCCAGATATATGGAGCCTACTTGTTCCCAGCATCAGAGAAGCCTAAGTATCTCAAGGGATTTGGCGTCATCAGCGGGCTATGCTTCACCGGAGCTGTATCATATGTTCTCTTGCATGTCTTTCTCAAAGGCAAGAAACGGGCTTGA